The nucleotide window AATTGGATTGTAAAATTACTATGTTTTTCCTCTAAAACCAAGACCAAATAAAAATGACCATCATTTTGTGATTGCTACATTCCTTTGAAATAAAGGCTTGAATAGCAAAACCATAAAAAAATTACCATTCCAATTCCTGTGTATTTACTACACTTTTCCTTTGAACAACGAAGACCTTAGTAGGTTCCATTTTTCGAAGGAAACAAATGAAAACCTCACTGGAGTTAATCCAGGCAAGGTTCTCAGTTCGGTTGAACCTTAATCCAGGTTTAACATCACCATCGCAGTACTAGCGCCACCAAACGAGAGGAATTGGAGGGACTGCAAACTGAATTTGCGACATTTGCCGCTTCAGTGGATTACCATAATTCTCATTTGCcttttttgtaaaaaaaaatgCAGGgataatttttgtatttgtttcaCCCTTATTTCTCAACTTTGTAGCTCATTTTCCATGAAAAATATAAAATAATCACATCACAACACAATCCAATAGTGATTCTGAGATTTATGGCAAATTTGACAAATTTGACCCGTGGACGAAATCAAATCATAGAATGAACTGTCCATGAAACTATTTCACATGGCTGACCTTTTTGTGTGACGCCCGACACGAAGGCGCCACACTACACTGTGCAACGCCTCACAGATAGGCACTACACGCCTGGCCCACGTTGCACCCCAAACTGCCTAAAAGTTGTTAAGTCATTGTGCAGAGCCTAAGAGCTAGGCGCTGCACTGTATAGTGTGGCGCCTAGCTCTCAAACGCTGCACTAGTGGTTGCACTACAAAATGAAGCAAGCACTAATGTAACGCCTAGAAGCTAGGCGCTACACTGTATAGTGTGGCGCTTAGCTCCCAGGCACTGCACACTGACTTTAGTAATTTTCGGATCACACGGGTGCGACGCTGGCCAGGCGTGTAGCGCCTATCTATGAGACGTTGCACAGTGTAGTGTGACGCCTTCGTGTCGGGCGTCACACAAAAAGGTCAGCCGCGTGAAATAGTTTCACGGACAGTTTATTCCGTGATTTGATTTCATCCATAGATCAAATTTGTCAATTTTGCCGAGATTTATAGGGTCTAGCAGACCAAGTTCCTCCCGCGGGTAGCCACTCCGGCTACAGCGGCTCTGGACCACGGATACGAACCTGCAACACAGGTTGCAGTCCCATGTTGCGTGTCCGTTGTGCGACCAGGAGGCGGAATCTACTGATCACCTCACATGTTGTTCAAAAGATGTAGCCTGCACGGTTCAAAAAGATTAAAAGAAAATAACAAGTTCATAAAACAAACCATAGAAATTCACAAAATTTCACGGGGATAAAATTTGGAAGTTTAGAGGACATTTGGAACTTTAGAAAACAAAACATATGATGCCATAAAATGATGAAAAGTTCAAGGTGTGAAAATATTGAAAGTTCAAAGGTAACATCAAGAAAAAGTTCAAAAGTTGAATGTGTGGCATTCAAAAATGAGTTTTACCGTATTCAACACTGCTCTTAAACCATGGTGAATTTGAAAGATGGTCAACACGAAAAAATTGCTCATTTTCAATAGGTTTTCAACAGTATATCATTTGCTTCATTCCAATTAACGGTTTAGGACTATGAACAAAAAACAGAGTGCAAGTCAGATGTGAAACACCCAACAGTTCAAAAGCCACGCTGATTGCAATTTGGATGAGAAAAAGATAGTAAAAAAACTAAAGCCAAAAAAAGGGTTGCTACTAGATGTTCACGTGCTACAGAAGAAAACAAAGGAgttcaaaataaaataaaggaGCAGTTTGATGTTTAAAAATCAATAAGTGATGTGAAAAATAAATGGAAATTGTAAAATctaccaaaataaataaataggaGTATCTGAATAAGAAAAGGTTAAAAAAACTCAAAGTTCGCACTGGAAAATGCGGGAAGGTCACCGAACAAAAAATCTGAGTGTTTGGGGGAGAAAAAAAATATATAATGAAGCTTACGGTGCAAAGTTTTGATAGTTCAGATGCAACACCGAGACAAATTCGGAAAAAAAAAGTAATACTCGAACAAACTTGGGAAGCTGACGTTCCCACAAGTAAAAAaatctactactccctccgtcccataatataagaacgttttttacactacactagtgtcaaaaacgttcttatattatgggacagagggagtacatgataGAAGAACGTGCTAACTCCTGTACAGCTGGTACAACCGAAAATCCCTCGGAAAAATGGTTTGTTCTCTTCCTCTTTCCTTACATACTCCGTGCTAGAATTGCTAATCCTGTATAATATGTCGCCAATTCACAACAGTTACCAGTCACAAGGAACATTACCTATGAAAAAATGGTGTCTTTCATTCCTAATTACTGCTAGTATTATCTAACACTGTCAGAAATTCATAACTTAagacaagaaaaagaaaaggacgTGGAAAAAAAGGTGTATCTCTACAAGAGCTAGTTCACTTGGTAGAGAACTCAAACAGCATTGTATGCATGTACTTCTCACCAGGACGAACGATCACTGATGGAAAATTAGGTTGGTTGACCGCATTTGGGAAACCTTGCGTCTCAAGGCAGAGACCTGCGTGCTTCCCATAGACTGCACCTCCTTTCCCCACAATGCCAGCAAGGAAATTACCAGTGTAGAATTGCACTCCAGGAGCATCCCCCCAAATGTTTAGGACCCTAAAGCTTGACGGATCTGTCACCTTAGCCACATGCCGCAAGCCTGACTTCACTTCGCGAGAATCATCAAGCACATAGTTGTGATCATAACCACCAGGGACTTGGCCGATCCTTTCGCCAATCTCAGCCTCAGACAGAAAATCAAATGGCGTGCCACTCACTTGCATAAACTCGCCTGTGGGTATTGAAATTTGATCTACTGGAGTTATCTGAGATCCCCGTATCTGGATAGAATGTGCAAGCACATCTCCAGAGTCGTGGCCTGCCAGGTTCCAGTAGGTGTGTTGTGCTAAACTGACAGGTGTGGCCTTGTTCAAAGGTGTAGCCTCCATCTCTAGCTTCAACTCCATGCTTGATGGAAGAGAATATCTGGCAGTAACAGAAACATCACCTGGGAAACCTGTTTACTTGAGAGAGATCCGTCAGATTATAGTGAATTTCAACCCTTCATGTAGTTAACTGTTCAATGGGAGTTAGTTGCCACGGTACCTTCCTCTCCATCTTTACTATAATATTTTAAGGTGATTGATGGGGTCTTCCCTTTGTTATATTCAGCGACTTCCCATATGACTTTATCAAACCCTTTAAATCCACCTAGAAAAATTAATATCACACAGCATTAGAGTTGAGTATGTGATAGCACAAGTAATATAGTGATCTTTTTCTCTGTGCATGTATATTATGTGTGTTTGTGATTATATCGACCATGATACAAAAAATGATTGATCTTGACAGAGTGCATATTCAGATAAGCCATTCTCCTTAACCCAGACTGCCACAAATACTTATTCTGCACAGCAGATGGACTAGTGTGATTCAAGGAATTTCTTACATGTTCTTGCAGCTGTTCAACATGGATGATGCTAGCTACAGCGGCACCAGATGTTACAGAAATCAGGTTAAAGTTCGCCATGTCTATATGAACCAAACATGCATAAACAagattatactccctccgtccgcaaatacttgtcggagaaatGGATGCATCTAGACgcatttcagttctagatacattcatttttaTCCATTCCTtcgacaagtatttccggacggagggagtacctcacAACTTCACTACATCATGAGACCTGCAAATTTAAATTGGTAGAACTGGGCTTTAACCCCTAAATACTGTCACACTCCTACATAGCTCTAGCAGTGCGACAAGGGCACAAGTTGTCGGAGTGTCAGAGAAGAGCACGGCACAGAGCCACAGAACAACAGAGATGCAGGAGAAGGTGTTCAGGCGTTAACGGACGAAACTGATGTTCGAGTCGATCGAGGAAAGCGAGGCAAGAAGGGACTCCAGTTGGCGCCATCAAGTAGGTGATTTGGCATTGAGTTGCTAGTGGGTTACCCGGAGGGCAGCAGGTGTGGTGTGGCCCAGTTATAAGCCATTGTAGTGTACGGTTTGCAGTCATCGAAGTGTGGCCCAGTTATAAGCCATTGCAGTGTACTGTTTGCAGTCATCGAATATGAAATGAATATCTGATTTCCCCTTCCCCTGTTCTTCCTCAAGTCTCTGCTCCTTCCCCTCTGTTCTTCCTAAGTTCGTCCGATCTGCTGTTACATCTAGCCCAATCATAGGCTAGGTCATAACAATTGGTATTTAGCTTCTTTGGTCCACCGCTACGCTGTCTCACACTCTCTTGGTCGACTGGTAAAATTTCCAAGAGCGGGTCACTGGTTGCTTTCGAGCGATCGGGCATAAATCCTATGATCGGTTAGGTCGATTCGGGGGAGCAGTCACGGCTCCGTTGCTCAAGCCTAGCACCCAGCCACAGTACGTCGTCACCGGGATCAGAAGTATGGAGGAGAAGCTGCTCGCTGAGATCAAGGCCTTGTCAGACCGATTCGGTGCACTCGATCTAGTTCAGCAGCAGAAATTCAGTACTAACAGCAAGCTGGCAAGATTGGCAGAAATTCAGTACAGATTTGTTGCAGGAATTTGAAGTCAATGTCCACAGGGACAAGTTAAGGGAATTGTATTTGCTCAAGCAAGTGGATAGTGTTGAGAAATACAAGAGAAGTTTGATCAGCTGGCGTATCACATTAAAATATATGATCCAGCTGTTGGAAGGTTGATTTTTTTTTTATGATAGGAAGGTTGATGTTGGTAAATCAATTTATTATGGGGCTCAAACCAGAATCAAGGGGTCATGTGGAAACACAGTTGCCACATACAGTAGCTCAAGCAGCAGTGTTTGCAATGATTCAGGAAGTAGATTCTGGTAGCTCTCACGGTTTTCTGAACCAATAATTTGTGGATAGGTAGCATTTGCCAAGCAGACCAGCAAGACCAATGAGAGTCAAAGTGGCAAATGGGGATATATTACATTGCAATACAGAAGTGCCTGAGTTAGTGTGGAACATACAACAAGGCTTTTTTACTCATCCAATGAAAGTACTTAACCTGGAGGGTTATGGTGCTGTCCTTAGAATGGACTGGTTAGCAAAGTTCGGTGTAATTGGGAAGAAAAACGGGTGGAGTTTCAATATCAGGGACAAACAGTGAAACTTCAGGGAGTGGTCTCACCATCTCTGCCCACTTCTCAGGAGGCTACTCTAGAGGAGATTGACCAGTGGCACCAAGTTAATGACATATGGGCTTGGGCTCTGGCTGTGGTTTGCCCTCTGTCAGATACTGTACATGATACCACTGTGCCCACGGAGATTCAGTTAGTGTTGTTAAAAATCAGACAAGTGTTCCAGGAAGCAAAATCTCTCCCTGCTCACAGAAGCTTTGATCATGCTATTAAACTGCTACATGGGGCAGCCCTGTAAATTCTAGGCCCTATAGATATGCTCCTCACCAGAAGGATGAGATAGAAAGGCAAGTGGCTGAGATGATCAAGGCAGGCATTGCTACACCAAGTATGAGCACTTATGCATCTCCTATTCTACTGGTTAAAAAGAAGGACAACATCTGGAGTTTTGTGTGGATTATAGAAGGTTGAACATGGCCACAGTTCAGAACAAATTTTCACTAACCATTGTTGAGTAGCTACTTGATGAGTTAGCTGGTGCCTCTTGTTTTACCAAGTTGGGTCTTAGAAGTGGGTTTCATCATACCAGGATGGCGCGAGAAGATGAAGCTAAAACTGCATTTAAAACTCACCATGGTCATTTCCAGTTCAGGGTAATGCCACTTGGTCTAACAAATGTACCTGCCACCTTTCAGTGCCTGATCAATTCCTTATTCCAGCCTGTCATGAGAAAATTTGTCCTTCTATTCATGGATGGCATTTTGGTATACAGCCCCT belongs to Triticum urartu cultivar G1812 chromosome 7, Tu2.1, whole genome shotgun sequence and includes:
- the LOC125519540 gene encoding galactose mutarotase-like, which codes for MEQLLGAQQHSHSSLSPRTPPTRPHLQHAASNRFRDHHQPQPHAGLKILRITPPFFLLLLAAVYLLASVTILSAPAPLLRAPRKPDRLVVPTPAPVPPSRPPSPELLELDNGRVRARISNVGAAVTSLLVPDKNGVLADVVLGFDSLDPYLNGTSPYFGCIVGRVANRIKDGKFTLNGVQYSLGINNPPNTLHGGFKGFDKVIWEVAEYNKGKTPSITLKYYSKDGEEGFPGDVSVTARYSLPSSMELKLEMEATPLNKATPVSLAQHTYWNLAGHDSGDVLAHSIQIRGSQITPVDQISIPTGEFMQVSGTPFDFLSEAEIGERIGQVPGGYDHNYVLDDSREVKSGLRHVAKVTDPSSFRVLNIWGDAPGVQFYTGNFLAGIVGKGGAVYGKHAGLCLETQGFPNAVNQPNFPSVIVRPGEKYMHTMLFEFSTK